The following coding sequences lie in one bacterium genomic window:
- a CDS encoding oxidative damage protection protein, with product MTRLVKCVKLGIETEGLDAPPFPGPKGQEIFEKISKQAWKEWLAKQTMLINEGKLASFDPKARAFLAEERTKFLFEGNNEMPEGYVPPKA from the coding sequence ATGACGAGACTGGTTAAATGCGTAAAATTGGGAATAGAGACCGAAGGCTTGGATGCACCGCCTTTTCCGGGTCCCAAAGGTCAGGAAATATTTGAAAAAATATCCAAACAAGCCTGGAAGGAATGGTTAGCCAAGCAAACCATGCTGATTAATGAGGGAAAACTGGCCAGCTTTGACCCGAAAGCCCGAGCGTTTTTAGCCGAGGAAAGAACCAAGTTTCTGTTTGAAGGTAACAACGAAATGCCGGAAGGCTATGTGCCGCCAAAGGCTTAA
- the mutY gene encoding A/G-specific adenine glycosylase yields MSPSAFQQNILAWFDQYGRKDLPWQKDLTPYRVWLSETMLQQTQVATVIPYFNTFIEKFPDIASLANAPVDKVLHLWSGLGYYARARNLHKTAQLIAERGRFPDTLDELIVLPGIGLSTAGAILSIAFNKSHPILDGNVKRVLTRFRAVSGWPGNSAVNKELWAISAKLTPIVRVADYTQAMMDLGATLCTRSKPACAACPLNADCLAGLAGNSSAFPTPKPAKTLPVKQLTFLLLSDADNRILLEKRPPTGIWGGLWSLPEFDSIKAAHDWCLTKSIHIADQQTLATRRHTFSHYHLDYTPLLIQSDNPINIVMEADQSVWYKAEQVNKLGLAAPIKLLLQQSHKRIK; encoded by the coding sequence TCGATCAATACGGTCGTAAGGACCTGCCCTGGCAAAAAGACCTTACGCCTTACCGCGTGTGGCTTTCCGAAACCATGTTGCAGCAAACCCAGGTCGCTACCGTTATTCCTTATTTCAATACTTTTATAGAAAAGTTTCCCGATATTGCGAGTTTGGCGAACGCGCCTGTTGATAAAGTTCTCCATCTTTGGTCGGGGTTGGGCTACTACGCACGCGCCCGCAACCTGCACAAAACAGCGCAGCTTATTGCCGAACGCGGCCGTTTTCCCGATACGCTGGATGAACTGATTGTATTACCCGGCATAGGCCTGTCAACGGCGGGAGCCATATTGAGCATCGCCTTTAATAAAAGCCACCCGATTCTTGATGGCAATGTCAAAAGGGTGCTAACCCGGTTTAGAGCCGTTTCCGGCTGGCCTGGCAATAGCGCAGTCAACAAGGAACTGTGGGCAATCAGCGCCAAGCTGACCCCCATAGTCCGCGTCGCGGATTACACTCAGGCCATGATGGACTTGGGCGCAACCCTCTGCACCCGCAGCAAGCCTGCTTGTGCGGCCTGTCCGCTTAATGCCGATTGTTTGGCTGGACTTGCCGGTAATAGTTCGGCATTCCCGACGCCGAAACCTGCCAAGACCTTGCCGGTCAAGCAACTTACCTTTTTACTGCTGAGTGATGCCGACAACCGGATATTGCTTGAAAAAAGACCCCCAACCGGTATCTGGGGCGGTTTGTGGAGCCTGCCGGAATTCGACAGCATTAAGGCGGCACACGACTGGTGCTTAACCAAGAGTATTCATATTGCCGACCAACAGACGCTGGCAACCCGGCGCCACACCTTTTCCCATTATCATTTGGATTACACGCCGCTGCTTATTCAATCCGATAACCCTATAAATATTGTGATGGAAGCCGATCAATCTGTCTGGTATAAAGCTGAACAGGTTAATAAGCTTGGCTTAGCCGCGCCGATTAAGCTGCTGCTTCAACAATCACACAAGAGAATAAAATGA